Within Deltaproteobacteria bacterium, the genomic segment ATCAACTTCATTCTCTCATCCATAGGTTTCGTATCTTTCCAGGGCATAGGCATTTCCTCCTCTCCCTTTATTATACTGTTACCTATGTCTATATGTTATTCTGTTACCCATCTTACTAGGTTGTACCGTTTACCTCCCCTCCTATTTTAGGAGGGGTTGGGGGTGGTAGCTTTCCCCATCACCTCGAACTCTTATACTGCCTCACTACAGATGTCACCACCCCGGCAATCCTCAATTCATTTTCAGGATATATAATTTTATATTTAGAGTTTGCCGGAACGAGGGAAACCTCGTTGCCGCGTTTTCTCAGGTACTTCATGGTCCACTCACCATCTACTTCGGCGATGACGATATCGCCGCTTTTAGGTGTGCAACCTTTATCTACGATAACCATATCATCGGGGAGGATGCCTGCGCCCGACATGGAATCACCGGAGACCTTGAGGAGGAAGCTTGAATCCCTGTTGTGAATAAGCATTTCGTCAAGGGAGATACAGTCTGCCAGTTCCTCCTCGGCCGGTGTGGGGAAACCGGCGGCAACGGTACCAAGCATTCTCAAGGGTGAGCTTATTGATTTGGCAATAAGCTTTCCCTTATGGTCACGTTCAATAATGCCCACTTCCTCCAGCCCGGCAACGACCTTTGAAACGGCGTTTTTCGATTTTAGGCCCCATAAAATAGCCATCTCGGAGAAACTGGGCATTCTGCCCTTTTCCTGATAAAAACCGGTGAGCAGGTCAACTCTTTCTTTTTGTTTTGTTTGGTCTTTCATAGGATGTGCCTGTAATAAGTTTTAAGAGCAACCCCCCTCAATCCCCCCTTGACAGGGGGGAAGTTTTTTAGAGGATTAAAATAATTATAGGTGAACAAACGTTCACTGTCAAAGAAAAAAAATTAACTCACCATGGGGATAGTGTCAACTGCGGAATGACGGGATATTGCAGGCAGGCAGAAATTCACACAAATAATAAGAAACCATCATAACATCTGTTCAAATCAGATAATCCCTTCCAACCACCTTTTACATCTGCAGAGCGCCAGATCTTGAGGGGAGAAGATAAAAGCCGGCCCAAAAAGGTAAGCAGCTTGCTTACTCTCTTCACCGGCGGAACCATCGCTTTATTTTTCAGTTAGTTACCTTAC encodes:
- the lexA gene encoding transcriptional repressor LexA → MKDQTKQKERVDLLTGFYQEKGRMPSFSEMAILWGLKSKNAVSKVVAGLEEVGIIERDHKGKLIAKSISSPLRMLGTVAAGFPTPAEEELADCISLDEMLIHNRDSSFLLKVSGDSMSGAGILPDDMVIVDKGCTPKSGDIVIAEVDGEWTMKYLRKRGNEVSLVPANSKYKIIYPENELRIAGVVTSVVRQYKSSR